A stretch of the Fusarium musae strain F31 chromosome 2, whole genome shotgun sequence genome encodes the following:
- a CDS encoding hypothetical protein (BUSCO:EOG09263TQ5~EggNog:ENOG41), whose amino-acid sequence MLSRAARPALRAAAAANARAAAVPSSAATYATLREIEDRLKSIRNIEKITNTMKIVASTKLTRAQRAMNDSRKYGQTSNEVYESAETKALETEDKKTLIIVCSSDKGLCGGIHSGLSRYVRRLHAEQPGFDLVLIGEKAKAQLSRTNASAIQLSFAGIGKDVPTFADAQAIADQVIQLPTEYTDIKILYNSFVNAQTYEASLIEAFSEEAIQQSPNFSAFEVDEEVLGNLREYSLANSLYWALAEGHACEQSARRNAMDNASKNAGEMINKYQILFNRTRQAVITGELVEIITGATASADM is encoded by the exons ATGTTGTCACGAGCCGCTAGACCAGCTCTCCGAGCTGCTGCCGCAGCTAATGCTCG GGCCGCCGCCGTCCCCAGCTCCGCTGCCACCTATGCGACTCTCCGTGAGATCGAGGACCGTCTCAAGTCCATCCGAAACATCGAGAAGATCACAAACACCATGAAGATTGTCGCCTCCACCAAGCTCACCCGAGCCCAGCGCGCCATGAACGACTCTCGCAAGTACGGTCAGACCTCTAATGAGGTCTACGAGTCCGCTGAGACCAAGGCCCTCGAGactgaggacaagaagaccctcatcatcgtctgctCTTCCGACAAGGGTCTCTGCGGTGGTATTCACTCTGGTCTGTCCCGATATGTCCGCCGACTTCACGCCGAGCAGCCTGGCTTTGACCTCGTCCTCATtggtgagaaggccaaggctcaGCTCTCACGAACCAACGCCTCAGCTATCCAGCTGAGCTTTGCTGGCATTGGCAAGGATGTTCCCACCTTTGCCGACGCCCAGGCCATCGCCGACCAGGTTATTCAGCTTCCCACTGAGTACACCGACATCAAGATTCTGTACAACAGCTTCGTCAACGCTCAGACCTACGAGGCTTCCCTGATTGAGGCATTTTCTGAGGAGGCTATCCAGCAGTCCC CCAACTTCTCTGCCTTCGAGGTTGACGAGGAGGTTCTTGGCAACCTTCGCGAGTACAGTCTTGCCAACTCCCTCTACTGGGCTCTTGCTGAGGGCCACGCCTGCGAGCAGTCTGCCCGACGAAACGCTATGGAT AACGCCTCTAAGAACGCTGGTGAGATGATCAACAAGTACCAGATTCTCTTCAACCGTACTCGACAGGCCGTCATTACCGGAGAACTGGTTGAGATTATCACTGGTGCTACTGCCTCTGCGGACATGTAA